A genome region from Platichthys flesus chromosome 12, fPlaFle2.1, whole genome shotgun sequence includes the following:
- the kcnh1a gene encoding potassium voltage-gated channel subfamily H member 1a isoform X1, producing MAGGRRGLVAPQNTFLENIVRRSNDTNFVLGNAQIVDWPIVYSNDGFCKLSGYHRAEVMQKSSTCSFMFGELTDKDTTEKVRLTFENYEMNSFEILMYKKNRTPVWFFVKIAPIRNEQEKVVLFLCTFSDITAFKQPIDDDSSKGWGKFARLTRALTSSRGVLQQLQPTVHQGENVHKHSRLAEVLQLGSDLLPQYKQETPKTPPHIILHYCLFKTTWDWVILILTFYTAIMVPYNVSFKTKQNNVTWLVVDSIVDVIFLVDIVLNFHTTFVGPAGEVISDPKLIRMNYLKTWFVIDLLSCLPYDVINAFENVDEVSDPGVTGTIQSNHHFHVRSSRRSSACSTGISSLFSSLKVVRLLRLGRVARKLDHYIEYGAAVLVLLVCVFGLAAHWLACIWYSIGDYEIIDEETNIVREDSWLYILAESAGSPYRYNASGSGKWEGGPNKDSVYITSLYFTMTSLTSIGFGNIAPTTDGEKIFAVAMMMIGSLLYATIFGNVTTIFQQMYANTNRYHEMINSVRDFLKLYQVPKGLSERVMDYIASTWSMSRGIDTEKVLQICPKDMRADICVHLNRKVFKEHPAFRLASDGCLRALAMEFQTIHCAPGDLIYHGGESVDSLCFVVSGSLEVIQDDEVVAILGKGDVFGDVFWKEVTLAQACANVRALTYCDLHVIKRDALQKVLEFYTAFSNHFSRNLLLTYNLRKRIVFRKISDVKREEEERQRRKNEAPLNLPPDHPVRKLFQRFRQQKEARSTPDKPQPEDHDIEKGPLYVDVPLAKTALPTSSIVTVTESPATPSSSSPSSSTPSKCPLSDKVKLQVPPPVSLIGGRLAEPVKAKGWGRFKESMAKPDNWSKVSKAESMEVLPERTKVHESQTSLKKTDSCDSGITKSDLRLDNVGEFRLTPQDRSPVQPPETRHAFYPIQEQTLQASLQELKLELKEDLSSLNVRMSGLELQLSEALQLLKARPSSVGSPQHLFDISRPGSPELGKEDIFS from the exons ATGGCGGGGGGCCGCAGAGGACTTGTGGCCCCTCAGAATACTTTTTTGGAAAACATCGTGAGACGGTCGAACG ATACCAACTTTGTGCTGGGAAACGCTCAGATCGTGGACTGGCCCATCGTCTACAGCAATGATGGTTTCTGCAAGCTGTCTGGGTACCACAGGGCAGAGGTGATGCAGAAAAGCAGCACCTGCAG CTTCATGTTCGGAGAGCTCACAGACAAGGACACGACGGAGAAAGTGCGACTGACGTTCGAGAATTATGAGATGAACTCGTTTGAAATACTGATGTACAAGAAGAACA GGACGCCGGTGTGGTTCTTTGTGAAGATCGCGCCCATTCGAAACGAGCAGGAGAAGGTGGTCCTGTTCCTGTGCACGTTCAGCGATATAACGGCCTTCAAGCAGCCCATCGACGACGACTCCTCCAAAG GCTGGGGGAAGTTCGCCCGACTGACTCGAGCTCTAACGAGCAGCAGAGGAGTcttacagcagctgcagcccacGGTCCACCAGGGAGAGAACGTCCACAAGCACTCACGCTTAGCTGAG GTTCTGCAGCTCGGCTCAGATCTCCTCCCTCAGTACAAGCAGGAGACGCCCAAAACCCCccctcacatcatcctgcactACTGCCTCTTCAAGACCACGTGGGACTgggtcatcctcatcctcaccttcTACACGGCCATCATGGTGCCCTACAACGTCTCCTTCAAGACCAAGCAGAACAACGTGACGTGGCTGGTGGTGGACAGCATCGTGGACGTCATCTTCCTGGTGGACATCGTTCTGAACTTCCACACCACGTTCGTGGGGCCCGCCGGCGAGGTCATCTCCGACCCCAAGCTGATTCGGATGAACTACCTGAAGACGTGGTTCGTCATCGACCTGCTGTCCTGTCTGCCCTACGACGTCATCAACGCCTTCGAGAACGTGGACGAGGTGAGTGACCCTGGCGTCACAGGAACCATTCAATCAAACCATCACTTCCATGTCAGATCTTCACGCCGATCATCTGCATGTTCCACC GGCATCAGCAGTTTGTTCAGCTCGCTGAAGGTGGTCCGGCTCCTCCGTCTGGGTCGGGTCGCCCGCAAACTGGATCACTACATCGAGTACGGGGCGGCCGTGCTGGtcctgctggtgtgtgtcttcGGACTGGCTGCCCATTGGCTCGCCTGCATCTG GTACAGCATCGGCGACTACGAGATCATCGATGAGGAGACCAACATCGTGCGGGAGGACAGCTGGCTCTACATCCTGGCCGAGTCGGCGGGCTCGCCGTACCGCTACAACGCCAGCGGCTCGGGGAAGTGGGAGGGCGGGCCCAACAAGGACTCGGTCTACATCACCTCCCTGTACTTCACCATGACCAGTCTGACCAGCATCGGCTTCGGGAACATCGCCCCCACGACGGACGGGGAGAAGATCTTCGCCGTGGCCATGATGATGATCGGAT cCCTGCTTTACGCCACCATCTTTGGTAACGTGACCACGATCTTCCAGCAGATGTACGCCAACACGAACCGATACCACGAGATGATCAACAGCGTCCGGGACTTCCTGAAGCTCTACCAGGTTCCCAAAGGCCTGAGCGAGAGGGTCATGGACTACATCGCCTCCACCTGGTCCATGTCCCGGGGCATCGACACCGAAAAG GTGTTGCAGATTTGCCCGAAGGACATGAGAGCCGATATTTGTGTTCATCTCAACCGGAAGGTTTTCAAAGAGCACCCGGCGTTCCGGCTGGCCAGTGACGGCTGCCTCAGAGCTCTGGCCATGGAGTTTCAAACCATCCACTGCGCTCCCGGCGACCTCATCTACCACGGTGGAGAGAGCGTGGACAGCCTCTGCTTCGTGGTGTCCGGGTCTCTGGAGGTCATCCAGGATGATGAGGTGGTGGCCATCTTAG GTAAAGGTGACGTCTTCGGGGACGTGTTCTGGAAGGAGGTGACCCTGGCCCAGGCCTGCGCCAACGTGCGAGCGCTGACCTACTGCGACCTCCACGTCATCAAGCGCGACGCCCTGCAGAAGGTGCTGGAGTTCTACACGGCCTTCTCCAACCACTTCTCCAGAAATCTGCTGCTCACTTATAACCTGCGAAAAAGG ATCGTCTTCCGAAAGATCAGTGATGTGAagcgtgaggaggaggagcggcagAGGCGTAAAAATGAAGCCCCTCTGAACCTGCCGCCCGACCACCCGGTACGAAAACTCTTCCAGCGCTTCCGGCAACAGAAGGAGGCTCGTTCCACGCCGGACAAACCGCAGCCGGAGGATCACGACATCGAGAAGGGCCCCTTGTACGTGGACGTCCCGCTGGCAAAGACAGCCCTTCCCACCAGCAGCATCGTCACTGTAACAGAGAGCCCGGCAACGCCCTCATCTTCATCGCCTTCATCTTCAACACCCTCCAAATGTCCTCTGTCGGACAAGGTGAAGCTACAGGTTCCGCCTCCCGTCTCTCTGATCGGAGGCCGGCTTGCCGAACCAGTTAAAGCCAAAGGGTGGGGTCGTTTCAAAGAGTCCATGGCCAAACCCGACAACTGGAGCAAAGTGTCTAAAGCCGAATCCATGGAGGTTCTGCCCGAACGGACAAAAGTGCACGAATCACAGACGTCTCTGAAGAAGACGGACTCCTGTGACAGCGGTATCACCAAAAGTGATCTGCGGCTGGACAATGTGGGCGAGTTCCGCCTGACGCCGCAGGACCGCAGCCCCGTCCAGCCTCCGGAGACCCGGCACGCCTTCTATCCCATCCAGGAGCAAACGCTCCAGGCCTCGCTCCAGGAGCTCAAGCTGGAGCTGAAGGAGGACCTCTCGAGCCTGAACGTTCGAATGTCCggcctggagctgcagctgtcagAAGCACTTCAGCTGCTCAAAGCCAGGCCATCGAGTGTCGGCTCCCCGCAACATCTCTTTGACATCTCCAGACCTGGTTCACCGGAACTGGGCAAAGAGGATATCTTCTCCTGA
- the kcnh1a gene encoding potassium voltage-gated channel subfamily H member 1a isoform X2, with the protein MAGGRRGLVAPQNTFLENIVRRSNDTNFVLGNAQIVDWPIVYSNDGFCKLSGYHRAEVMQKSSTCSFMFGELTDKDTTEKVRLTFENYEMNSFEILMYKKNRTPVWFFVKIAPIRNEQEKVVLFLCTFSDITAFKQPIDDDSSKAGWGKFARLTRALTSSRGVLQQLQPTVHQGENVHKHSRLAEVLQLGSDLLPQYKQETPKTPPHIILHYCLFKTTWDWVILILTFYTAIMVPYNVSFKTKQNNVTWLVVDSIVDVIFLVDIVLNFHTTFVGPAGEVISDPKLIRMNYLKTWFVIDLLSCLPYDVINAFENVDEVSDPGVTGTIQSNHHFHVRSSRRSSACSTGISSLFSSLKVVRLLRLGRVARKLDHYIEYGAAVLVLLVCVFGLAAHWLACIWYSIGDYEIIDEETNIVREDSWLYILAESAGSPYRYNASGSGKWEGGPNKDSVYITSLYFTMTSLTSIGFGNIAPTTDGEKIFAVAMMMIGSLLYATIFGNVTTIFQQMYANTNRYHEMINSVRDFLKLYQVPKGLSERVMDYIASTWSMSRGIDTEKVLQICPKDMRADICVHLNRKVFKEHPAFRLASDGCLRALAMEFQTIHCAPGDLIYHGGESVDSLCFVVSGSLEVIQDDEVVAILGKGDVFGDVFWKEVTLAQACANVRALTYCDLHVIKRDALQKVLEFYTAFSNHFSRNLLLTYNLRKRIVFRKISDVKREEEERQRRKNEAPLNLPPDHPVRKLFQRFRQQKEARSTPDKPQPEDHDIEKGPLYVDVPLAKTALPTSSIVTVTESPATPSSSSPSSSTPSKCPLSDKVKLQVPPPVSLIGGRLAEPVKAKGWGRFKESMAKPDNWSKVSKAESMEVLPERTKVHESQTSLKKTDSCDSGITKSDLRLDNVGEFRLTPQDRSPVQPPETRHAFYPIQEQTLQASLQELKLELKEDLSSLNVRMSGLELQLSEALQLLKARPSSVGSPQHLFDISRPGSPELGKEDIFS; encoded by the exons ATGGCGGGGGGCCGCAGAGGACTTGTGGCCCCTCAGAATACTTTTTTGGAAAACATCGTGAGACGGTCGAACG ATACCAACTTTGTGCTGGGAAACGCTCAGATCGTGGACTGGCCCATCGTCTACAGCAATGATGGTTTCTGCAAGCTGTCTGGGTACCACAGGGCAGAGGTGATGCAGAAAAGCAGCACCTGCAG CTTCATGTTCGGAGAGCTCACAGACAAGGACACGACGGAGAAAGTGCGACTGACGTTCGAGAATTATGAGATGAACTCGTTTGAAATACTGATGTACAAGAAGAACA GGACGCCGGTGTGGTTCTTTGTGAAGATCGCGCCCATTCGAAACGAGCAGGAGAAGGTGGTCCTGTTCCTGTGCACGTTCAGCGATATAACGGCCTTCAAGCAGCCCATCGACGACGACTCCTCCAAAG CTG GCTGGGGGAAGTTCGCCCGACTGACTCGAGCTCTAACGAGCAGCAGAGGAGTcttacagcagctgcagcccacGGTCCACCAGGGAGAGAACGTCCACAAGCACTCACGCTTAGCTGAG GTTCTGCAGCTCGGCTCAGATCTCCTCCCTCAGTACAAGCAGGAGACGCCCAAAACCCCccctcacatcatcctgcactACTGCCTCTTCAAGACCACGTGGGACTgggtcatcctcatcctcaccttcTACACGGCCATCATGGTGCCCTACAACGTCTCCTTCAAGACCAAGCAGAACAACGTGACGTGGCTGGTGGTGGACAGCATCGTGGACGTCATCTTCCTGGTGGACATCGTTCTGAACTTCCACACCACGTTCGTGGGGCCCGCCGGCGAGGTCATCTCCGACCCCAAGCTGATTCGGATGAACTACCTGAAGACGTGGTTCGTCATCGACCTGCTGTCCTGTCTGCCCTACGACGTCATCAACGCCTTCGAGAACGTGGACGAGGTGAGTGACCCTGGCGTCACAGGAACCATTCAATCAAACCATCACTTCCATGTCAGATCTTCACGCCGATCATCTGCATGTTCCACC GGCATCAGCAGTTTGTTCAGCTCGCTGAAGGTGGTCCGGCTCCTCCGTCTGGGTCGGGTCGCCCGCAAACTGGATCACTACATCGAGTACGGGGCGGCCGTGCTGGtcctgctggtgtgtgtcttcGGACTGGCTGCCCATTGGCTCGCCTGCATCTG GTACAGCATCGGCGACTACGAGATCATCGATGAGGAGACCAACATCGTGCGGGAGGACAGCTGGCTCTACATCCTGGCCGAGTCGGCGGGCTCGCCGTACCGCTACAACGCCAGCGGCTCGGGGAAGTGGGAGGGCGGGCCCAACAAGGACTCGGTCTACATCACCTCCCTGTACTTCACCATGACCAGTCTGACCAGCATCGGCTTCGGGAACATCGCCCCCACGACGGACGGGGAGAAGATCTTCGCCGTGGCCATGATGATGATCGGAT cCCTGCTTTACGCCACCATCTTTGGTAACGTGACCACGATCTTCCAGCAGATGTACGCCAACACGAACCGATACCACGAGATGATCAACAGCGTCCGGGACTTCCTGAAGCTCTACCAGGTTCCCAAAGGCCTGAGCGAGAGGGTCATGGACTACATCGCCTCCACCTGGTCCATGTCCCGGGGCATCGACACCGAAAAG GTGTTGCAGATTTGCCCGAAGGACATGAGAGCCGATATTTGTGTTCATCTCAACCGGAAGGTTTTCAAAGAGCACCCGGCGTTCCGGCTGGCCAGTGACGGCTGCCTCAGAGCTCTGGCCATGGAGTTTCAAACCATCCACTGCGCTCCCGGCGACCTCATCTACCACGGTGGAGAGAGCGTGGACAGCCTCTGCTTCGTGGTGTCCGGGTCTCTGGAGGTCATCCAGGATGATGAGGTGGTGGCCATCTTAG GTAAAGGTGACGTCTTCGGGGACGTGTTCTGGAAGGAGGTGACCCTGGCCCAGGCCTGCGCCAACGTGCGAGCGCTGACCTACTGCGACCTCCACGTCATCAAGCGCGACGCCCTGCAGAAGGTGCTGGAGTTCTACACGGCCTTCTCCAACCACTTCTCCAGAAATCTGCTGCTCACTTATAACCTGCGAAAAAGG ATCGTCTTCCGAAAGATCAGTGATGTGAagcgtgaggaggaggagcggcagAGGCGTAAAAATGAAGCCCCTCTGAACCTGCCGCCCGACCACCCGGTACGAAAACTCTTCCAGCGCTTCCGGCAACAGAAGGAGGCTCGTTCCACGCCGGACAAACCGCAGCCGGAGGATCACGACATCGAGAAGGGCCCCTTGTACGTGGACGTCCCGCTGGCAAAGACAGCCCTTCCCACCAGCAGCATCGTCACTGTAACAGAGAGCCCGGCAACGCCCTCATCTTCATCGCCTTCATCTTCAACACCCTCCAAATGTCCTCTGTCGGACAAGGTGAAGCTACAGGTTCCGCCTCCCGTCTCTCTGATCGGAGGCCGGCTTGCCGAACCAGTTAAAGCCAAAGGGTGGGGTCGTTTCAAAGAGTCCATGGCCAAACCCGACAACTGGAGCAAAGTGTCTAAAGCCGAATCCATGGAGGTTCTGCCCGAACGGACAAAAGTGCACGAATCACAGACGTCTCTGAAGAAGACGGACTCCTGTGACAGCGGTATCACCAAAAGTGATCTGCGGCTGGACAATGTGGGCGAGTTCCGCCTGACGCCGCAGGACCGCAGCCCCGTCCAGCCTCCGGAGACCCGGCACGCCTTCTATCCCATCCAGGAGCAAACGCTCCAGGCCTCGCTCCAGGAGCTCAAGCTGGAGCTGAAGGAGGACCTCTCGAGCCTGAACGTTCGAATGTCCggcctggagctgcagctgtcagAAGCACTTCAGCTGCTCAAAGCCAGGCCATCGAGTGTCGGCTCCCCGCAACATCTCTTTGACATCTCCAGACCTGGTTCACCGGAACTGGGCAAAGAGGATATCTTCTCCTGA
- the kcnh1a gene encoding potassium voltage-gated channel subfamily H member 1a isoform X3: protein MAGGRRGLVAPQNTFLENIVRRSNDTNFVLGNAQIVDWPIVYSNDGFCKLSGYHRAEVMQKSSTCSFMFGELTDKDTTEKVRLTFENYEMNSFEILMYKKNRTPVWFFVKIAPIRNEQEKVVLFLCTFSDITAFKQPIDDDSSKGWGKFARLTRALTSSRGVLQQLQPTVHQGENVHKHSRLAEVLQLGSDLLPQYKQETPKTPPHIILHYCLFKTTWDWVILILTFYTAIMVPYNVSFKTKQNNVTWLVVDSIVDVIFLVDIVLNFHTTFVGPAGEVISDPKLIRMNYLKTWFVIDLLSCLPYDVINAFENVDEGISSLFSSLKVVRLLRLGRVARKLDHYIEYGAAVLVLLVCVFGLAAHWLACIWYSIGDYEIIDEETNIVREDSWLYILAESAGSPYRYNASGSGKWEGGPNKDSVYITSLYFTMTSLTSIGFGNIAPTTDGEKIFAVAMMMIGSLLYATIFGNVTTIFQQMYANTNRYHEMINSVRDFLKLYQVPKGLSERVMDYIASTWSMSRGIDTEKVLQICPKDMRADICVHLNRKVFKEHPAFRLASDGCLRALAMEFQTIHCAPGDLIYHGGESVDSLCFVVSGSLEVIQDDEVVAILGKGDVFGDVFWKEVTLAQACANVRALTYCDLHVIKRDALQKVLEFYTAFSNHFSRNLLLTYNLRKRIVFRKISDVKREEEERQRRKNEAPLNLPPDHPVRKLFQRFRQQKEARSTPDKPQPEDHDIEKGPLYVDVPLAKTALPTSSIVTVTESPATPSSSSPSSSTPSKCPLSDKVKLQVPPPVSLIGGRLAEPVKAKGWGRFKESMAKPDNWSKVSKAESMEVLPERTKVHESQTSLKKTDSCDSGITKSDLRLDNVGEFRLTPQDRSPVQPPETRHAFYPIQEQTLQASLQELKLELKEDLSSLNVRMSGLELQLSEALQLLKARPSSVGSPQHLFDISRPGSPELGKEDIFS, encoded by the exons ATGGCGGGGGGCCGCAGAGGACTTGTGGCCCCTCAGAATACTTTTTTGGAAAACATCGTGAGACGGTCGAACG ATACCAACTTTGTGCTGGGAAACGCTCAGATCGTGGACTGGCCCATCGTCTACAGCAATGATGGTTTCTGCAAGCTGTCTGGGTACCACAGGGCAGAGGTGATGCAGAAAAGCAGCACCTGCAG CTTCATGTTCGGAGAGCTCACAGACAAGGACACGACGGAGAAAGTGCGACTGACGTTCGAGAATTATGAGATGAACTCGTTTGAAATACTGATGTACAAGAAGAACA GGACGCCGGTGTGGTTCTTTGTGAAGATCGCGCCCATTCGAAACGAGCAGGAGAAGGTGGTCCTGTTCCTGTGCACGTTCAGCGATATAACGGCCTTCAAGCAGCCCATCGACGACGACTCCTCCAAAG GCTGGGGGAAGTTCGCCCGACTGACTCGAGCTCTAACGAGCAGCAGAGGAGTcttacagcagctgcagcccacGGTCCACCAGGGAGAGAACGTCCACAAGCACTCACGCTTAGCTGAG GTTCTGCAGCTCGGCTCAGATCTCCTCCCTCAGTACAAGCAGGAGACGCCCAAAACCCCccctcacatcatcctgcactACTGCCTCTTCAAGACCACGTGGGACTgggtcatcctcatcctcaccttcTACACGGCCATCATGGTGCCCTACAACGTCTCCTTCAAGACCAAGCAGAACAACGTGACGTGGCTGGTGGTGGACAGCATCGTGGACGTCATCTTCCTGGTGGACATCGTTCTGAACTTCCACACCACGTTCGTGGGGCCCGCCGGCGAGGTCATCTCCGACCCCAAGCTGATTCGGATGAACTACCTGAAGACGTGGTTCGTCATCGACCTGCTGTCCTGTCTGCCCTACGACGTCATCAACGCCTTCGAGAACGTGGACGAG GGCATCAGCAGTTTGTTCAGCTCGCTGAAGGTGGTCCGGCTCCTCCGTCTGGGTCGGGTCGCCCGCAAACTGGATCACTACATCGAGTACGGGGCGGCCGTGCTGGtcctgctggtgtgtgtcttcGGACTGGCTGCCCATTGGCTCGCCTGCATCTG GTACAGCATCGGCGACTACGAGATCATCGATGAGGAGACCAACATCGTGCGGGAGGACAGCTGGCTCTACATCCTGGCCGAGTCGGCGGGCTCGCCGTACCGCTACAACGCCAGCGGCTCGGGGAAGTGGGAGGGCGGGCCCAACAAGGACTCGGTCTACATCACCTCCCTGTACTTCACCATGACCAGTCTGACCAGCATCGGCTTCGGGAACATCGCCCCCACGACGGACGGGGAGAAGATCTTCGCCGTGGCCATGATGATGATCGGAT cCCTGCTTTACGCCACCATCTTTGGTAACGTGACCACGATCTTCCAGCAGATGTACGCCAACACGAACCGATACCACGAGATGATCAACAGCGTCCGGGACTTCCTGAAGCTCTACCAGGTTCCCAAAGGCCTGAGCGAGAGGGTCATGGACTACATCGCCTCCACCTGGTCCATGTCCCGGGGCATCGACACCGAAAAG GTGTTGCAGATTTGCCCGAAGGACATGAGAGCCGATATTTGTGTTCATCTCAACCGGAAGGTTTTCAAAGAGCACCCGGCGTTCCGGCTGGCCAGTGACGGCTGCCTCAGAGCTCTGGCCATGGAGTTTCAAACCATCCACTGCGCTCCCGGCGACCTCATCTACCACGGTGGAGAGAGCGTGGACAGCCTCTGCTTCGTGGTGTCCGGGTCTCTGGAGGTCATCCAGGATGATGAGGTGGTGGCCATCTTAG GTAAAGGTGACGTCTTCGGGGACGTGTTCTGGAAGGAGGTGACCCTGGCCCAGGCCTGCGCCAACGTGCGAGCGCTGACCTACTGCGACCTCCACGTCATCAAGCGCGACGCCCTGCAGAAGGTGCTGGAGTTCTACACGGCCTTCTCCAACCACTTCTCCAGAAATCTGCTGCTCACTTATAACCTGCGAAAAAGG ATCGTCTTCCGAAAGATCAGTGATGTGAagcgtgaggaggaggagcggcagAGGCGTAAAAATGAAGCCCCTCTGAACCTGCCGCCCGACCACCCGGTACGAAAACTCTTCCAGCGCTTCCGGCAACAGAAGGAGGCTCGTTCCACGCCGGACAAACCGCAGCCGGAGGATCACGACATCGAGAAGGGCCCCTTGTACGTGGACGTCCCGCTGGCAAAGACAGCCCTTCCCACCAGCAGCATCGTCACTGTAACAGAGAGCCCGGCAACGCCCTCATCTTCATCGCCTTCATCTTCAACACCCTCCAAATGTCCTCTGTCGGACAAGGTGAAGCTACAGGTTCCGCCTCCCGTCTCTCTGATCGGAGGCCGGCTTGCCGAACCAGTTAAAGCCAAAGGGTGGGGTCGTTTCAAAGAGTCCATGGCCAAACCCGACAACTGGAGCAAAGTGTCTAAAGCCGAATCCATGGAGGTTCTGCCCGAACGGACAAAAGTGCACGAATCACAGACGTCTCTGAAGAAGACGGACTCCTGTGACAGCGGTATCACCAAAAGTGATCTGCGGCTGGACAATGTGGGCGAGTTCCGCCTGACGCCGCAGGACCGCAGCCCCGTCCAGCCTCCGGAGACCCGGCACGCCTTCTATCCCATCCAGGAGCAAACGCTCCAGGCCTCGCTCCAGGAGCTCAAGCTGGAGCTGAAGGAGGACCTCTCGAGCCTGAACGTTCGAATGTCCggcctggagctgcagctgtcagAAGCACTTCAGCTGCTCAAAGCCAGGCCATCGAGTGTCGGCTCCCCGCAACATCTCTTTGACATCTCCAGACCTGGTTCACCGGAACTGGGCAAAGAGGATATCTTCTCCTGA